Proteins from one Paraburkholderia sp. BL10I2N1 genomic window:
- the lplT gene encoding lysophospholipid transporter LplT encodes MKKGFYTIMAAQFFSSLADNALLIAAIALLKDLHAPNWMTPLLKLFFVLSYVVLAAFVGAFADSRPKGQVMFVTNTIKVVGCITMLIGAHPLIAYGIVGFGAAAYSPAKYGILTELLPPDRLVAANGWIEGTTVGSIILGTVLGGALISPHIAAPILRHHIPTINTPAEAAMLVIVVFYVIAALFNLRIPDTGARYPRQERGPIKLITDFADCFLILWRDKLGQISLAVTTLFWGAGATLQFIVLKWAEVSLGMSLSEGAILQAVVAVGVAAGAVIAAAKVPLKKSLSVLPVGIMMGIAVMLMAFYTKDLFPSHWGLYFGRMHVSGYLLIAYLFLMIVGGLSGFFVVPMNALLQHRGHVLLSAGHSIAVQNFNENLSVLVMLCLYAVLVWLDVPVSVVIVLFGTFVCLMMWLVMRRHQANQRAFDSVALIGEVKH; translated from the coding sequence ATGAAAAAAGGTTTTTACACCATCATGGCCGCGCAGTTTTTTTCCTCGCTGGCCGACAATGCGCTTCTGATTGCTGCTATTGCACTGCTGAAAGATCTTCACGCCCCGAACTGGATGACGCCGCTGCTCAAGCTGTTTTTTGTGCTGTCGTACGTCGTTCTGGCTGCCTTCGTAGGGGCCTTCGCCGACTCCCGACCGAAGGGTCAGGTGATGTTCGTGACCAATACCATCAAGGTCGTCGGCTGCATCACGATGTTGATTGGAGCGCACCCGCTCATTGCTTACGGCATCGTTGGATTTGGCGCCGCCGCTTATTCTCCGGCGAAATACGGCATTCTCACGGAGCTGCTGCCGCCTGACCGGCTCGTCGCGGCCAACGGGTGGATCGAAGGCACGACGGTCGGATCCATCATTCTCGGCACCGTTCTAGGCGGCGCGCTCATCAGCCCGCACATCGCAGCCCCCATCCTCCGGCACCACATCCCCACGATCAACACTCCCGCCGAAGCCGCGATGCTCGTGATCGTGGTGTTCTATGTGATCGCTGCGCTCTTCAACCTTCGGATTCCCGATACGGGCGCCCGCTATCCGCGACAGGAACGCGGCCCAATCAAGCTCATTACCGATTTTGCCGACTGCTTCCTGATCCTGTGGCGCGACAAGCTCGGTCAGATCTCGCTCGCCGTCACGACGCTCTTCTGGGGTGCGGGCGCGACGCTTCAGTTCATCGTGCTGAAGTGGGCGGAAGTGTCGCTCGGCATGTCGCTGTCGGAAGGCGCGATCCTGCAGGCCGTGGTCGCGGTCGGCGTGGCGGCGGGCGCGGTCATCGCCGCCGCGAAGGTGCCGCTCAAGAAGTCGCTGTCGGTGCTGCCGGTCGGCATCATGATGGGCATCGCCGTGATGCTGATGGCCTTCTATACGAAGGACCTGTTTCCGTCGCACTGGGGCCTCTATTTCGGCAGAATGCACGTCTCCGGCTATCTGCTGATTGCCTATCTGTTCCTGATGATCGTCGGCGGCCTGTCGGGCTTTTTTGTGGTGCCGATGAATGCGCTGCTGCAGCATCGCGGACACGTGCTGCTCTCGGCTGGTCACTCGATCGCCGTGCAGAACTTCAACGAAAATCTCTCGGTGCTCGTCATGCTGTGCCTCTACGCGGTACTCGTGTGGCTCGACGTGCCGGTATCGGTGGTGATCGTGCTGTTCGGCACCTTTGTCTGCCTGATGATGTGGCTGGTGATGCGGCGCCACCAGGCCAACCAGCGCGCCTTCGATTCGGTCGCGCTCATAGGCGAAGTCAAGCACTGA